Proteins encoded together in one Apium graveolens cultivar Ventura unplaced genomic scaffold, ASM990537v1 ctg8626, whole genome shotgun sequence window:
- the LOC141705209 gene encoding uncharacterized protein LOC141705209 — protein sequence MKASENIGEYVTRLKIVTNEMKRNGESLDDVRVMEKIIRSLMRKFDYVVTSIEESKDFSTISIDELVGSLQAHEQRMNQYDDTSHLEKALQSKVSIGESSSSSSSGRGRGGFRGCYRGGRGRGKTITESGRKKSFCRSKRRQSIGTAMFLTYNGNEEKEENVWYLDSGASNHMTGHKDLFTEIDETISGEVTFGDSSKIPVKDEDAEVFEDGH from the exons ATGAAGGCCTCAGAAAATATTGGTGAATATGTTACTCGTTTAAAAATAGTGACAAATGAGAtgaagagaaatggagaaagtcTCGATGATGTTCGGGTCATGGAAAAAATTATTCGTTCATTGATGAGAAAATTTGATTACGTGGTTACTTCTATCGAGGAGTCAAAAGATTTCTCCACAATTTCCATTGATGAGCTAGTTGGTTCACTTCAAGCGCATGAGCAGCGgatgaaccagtatgatgatACAAGCCATTTAGAAAAGGCGTTGCAAAGTAAGGTGTCCATTGGTGAAAGTTCAAGCAGTAGCAGTTCTGGTCGTGGAAGAGGTGGCTTTAGAGGTTGCTACCGTGGTGGAAGAGGACGTGGGAAGACA ATCACCGAaagtggaagaaagaagtcattttGCAGGAGCAAAAGAAGACAAAGTATTGGCACTGCTATGTTCCTCACTTATAATGGCAAcgaggagaaagaagaaaatgtttggtatcttgactcTGGTGCAAGCAACCACATGACGGGCCATAAAGATTTATTTACGGAGATAGACGAGACCATCAGTGGAGAAGTTACGTTTGGTGATTCATCGAAGATTCCAGTCAAAG ACGAAGATGCAGAGGTGTTTGAAGacggtcattaa